A region of Pseudomonas saponiphila DNA encodes the following proteins:
- a CDS encoding hydrogen peroxide-inducible genes activator — translation MTLTELRYIVTLAQEQHFGHAAERCHVSQPTLSVGVKKLEDELGVLIFERSKSAVRLTPVGETIVAQAQKVLEQAQGIRELAQAGKNQLTAPLKVGAIYTVGPYLFPHLIPQLHRVAPQMPLYIEENFTHVLRDKLRNGELDAIIIALPFNEADVLTLPLYDEPFYVLMPSDHSWTKKETIDASLLNDKSLLLLGEGHCFRDQVLEACPTLTKGNDGAKHTTVESSSLETIRHMVASGLGISILPLSAVDSHHYAPGVIEVRPLTPPVPFRTVAIAWRASFPRPKAIEILADSIRLCSVAKPPAAS, via the coding sequence ATGACCCTCACAGAATTACGCTACATCGTCACCCTCGCCCAAGAGCAGCACTTCGGCCACGCCGCCGAGCGTTGCCATGTCAGCCAGCCGACCCTCTCGGTGGGCGTGAAAAAGCTTGAAGACGAACTCGGTGTGCTGATTTTCGAGCGCAGCAAGAGCGCGGTGCGCCTGACCCCGGTCGGCGAAACCATCGTTGCCCAGGCACAGAAGGTCCTGGAGCAGGCCCAGGGCATTCGCGAACTGGCCCAGGCCGGCAAGAACCAGCTGACCGCGCCACTCAAGGTGGGCGCCATCTACACCGTCGGCCCCTACCTGTTCCCGCACCTGATTCCCCAACTGCACCGGGTCGCGCCGCAGATGCCGCTGTACATCGAAGAGAACTTCACTCACGTACTGCGAGACAAACTGCGCAATGGCGAGCTCGACGCGATCATCATCGCCCTGCCGTTCAACGAGGCCGATGTCCTGACCCTGCCGTTGTACGACGAGCCCTTCTACGTGCTGATGCCCAGCGACCACTCCTGGACCAAGAAGGAAACCATCGACGCCAGCCTGCTCAACGACAAGAGCCTGTTGCTGCTGGGCGAAGGCCACTGCTTCCGCGACCAGGTGCTGGAGGCCTGCCCGACCCTGACCAAGGGCAACGACGGCGCCAAGCACACCACCGTGGAATCCAGCTCCCTGGAAACCATCCGCCACATGGTCGCCTCGGGCCTGGGCATCTCGATCCTGCCGCTGTCGGCGGTGGACAGCCATCACTACGCCCCCGGGGTGATCGAAGTGCGCCCACTGACCCCGCCGGTGCCGTTCCGCACCGTGGCCATCGCCTGGCGCGCCAGCTTTCCGCGACCCAAGGCCATCGAGATCCTCGCCGACTCGATCCGCCTGTGTTCGGTGGCCAAGCCGCCCGCCGCGAGCTAA
- a CDS encoding energy transducer TonB: MITTRQRLTRYGGSLAVVLGVHALAIFLALNWSKPQPIPIPPQAMVVELAPAPVPPPPAPPKVVTPPQPPAPVEELPLPKLAEAPKPTISVPKPAKPKPKPQPPKPVVKPEPPKEKPSEEKPSDAPVTPAPSQQPAPATAGPSPAQAAAKANWQGLVQAHLAKHKRYPSEAQRRGKEGTNSLRFVVDAEGKVLSYELTSRSGNADLDRATLDMIRRAQPLPKPPADMLTNGTVEVTAPFNYEIDRSRGRR, translated from the coding sequence ATGATCACGACGCGCCAAAGACTGACGCGTTACGGCGGTAGCCTGGCAGTGGTGCTGGGCGTCCATGCGCTGGCGATCTTCCTCGCCCTCAACTGGTCCAAACCACAACCAATACCCATTCCGCCCCAGGCCATGGTGGTGGAACTGGCGCCTGCCCCCGTGCCGCCTCCGCCGGCACCACCGAAGGTGGTGACCCCACCGCAACCGCCCGCGCCGGTGGAAGAACTGCCGCTGCCCAAGCTCGCCGAAGCGCCGAAACCGACTATTTCAGTGCCCAAGCCGGCCAAGCCGAAGCCCAAGCCACAGCCGCCAAAACCGGTGGTCAAGCCCGAGCCGCCCAAGGAAAAGCCTTCCGAGGAAAAGCCCAGCGACGCTCCGGTCACACCCGCCCCGTCCCAGCAGCCCGCCCCCGCGACCGCCGGCCCGTCACCGGCCCAGGCCGCCGCCAAGGCCAACTGGCAGGGACTGGTGCAGGCGCACCTGGCCAAGCACAAGCGCTACCCGAGCGAGGCTCAACGTCGAGGCAAGGAAGGCACCAACTCCCTGCGCTTCGTGGTTGATGCCGAAGGCAAGGTGCTGTCCTACGAGCTGACCAGCCGTTCGGGCAATGCGGATCTGGACCGGGCCACCCTGGACATGATCCGACGCGCCCAGCCTCTGCCCAAGCCGCCGGCCGACATGCTCACCAATGGCACCGTGGAAGTCACCGCGCCCTTCAACTACGAAATCGACAGAAGCCGCGGTCGCCGCTGA